In Erythrolamprus reginae isolate rEryReg1 chromosome 10, rEryReg1.hap1, whole genome shotgun sequence, one DNA window encodes the following:
- the AQP9 gene encoding aquaporin-9, whose amino-acid sequence MTGKAGRGLKAKVALKSHLLKEALAELLATFIMIALGCGCVAQTVLSRGALGGAHTISVGFAMAVTVGVYVAGGISGGHINPAVSFAMCLSGKMKWAKFPVYVLAQYLGAFLGSAVVFGINYDALAFYTDGVFNVTGPNATAHIFATYPQEYLSLTNGFAEQMTSTAFLILGVFAILDRDNLGVPKGLEPIAIGLLIILLTSSMALNSGCAMNPARDLAPRLFSYLAGWGPEVFTAGNHWWWVPVAGPMAGAALGAAAYMLFIEAHHFPLSPCQEKSADGLAEYELTHLEEGK is encoded by the exons ATGACCGGGAAGGCAGGAAGGGGCCTGAAGGCGAAAGTGGCCCTGAAGAGCCACTTGCTGAAGGAGGCCCTGGCCGAACTCCTGGCCACCTTCATCATGATT GCACTGGGCTGTGGTTGCGTGGCCCAGACCGTCCTGAGCAGGGGGGCCCTGGGAGGAGCCCATACCATCTCGGTTGGCTTCGCCATGGCCGTCACTGTGGGCGTCTACGTTGCCGGAGGCATCTCGG GGGGTCACATCAATCCAGCCGTCTCCTTCGCCATGTGCCTCTCTGGGAAGATGAAATGGGCCAAATTCCCCGTTTATGTCCTGGCACAATACCTGGGTGCCTTCCTTGGGTCTGCCGTGGTCTTTGGCATCAACTATG ATGCCCTCGCCTTCTACACGGATGGTGTCTTCAACGTCACTGGGCCCAACGCCACAGCGCATATTTTTGCAACGTATCCACAGGAATATTTGTCCCTGACCAACGGCTTCGCAGAGCAG ATGACGTCCACGGCCTTCCTTATCCTGGGTGTCTTTGCCATCCTCGACCGGGACAACTTGGGGGTCCCAAAGGGGCTGGAGCCCATCGCTATCGGCCTCCTCATCATCCTGCTGACCTCTTCCATGGCCCTGAACAGCGGCTGCGCCATGAACCCGGCCCGCGACCTGGCCCCCCGCCTCTTCTCCTACCTGGCCGGCTGGGGTCCCGAAGTCTTCAC AGCCGGCAATCACTGGTGGTGGGTCCCGGTCGCCGGCCCGATGGCTGGAGCCGCGCTGGGAGCTGCCGCCTACATGCTCTTCATCGAGGCCCACCACTTCCCGCTCTCGCCCTGCCAGGAGAAGAGCGCCGACGGCCTGGCCGAGTATGAACTGACCCACCTGGAGGAGGGCAAGtag